The DNA region aattttttggattttcaggctttgttttgacgtgttagtttacggaaccggggaacgagactattttttttgggttatttgacgtccaaacatgagaaatggccgtcctgcattgtctcagggcactggcacacccacgcaaaaaaatcccaaacatgggtacttgaacatggaaaaagggtccatttcctattttttttggattttcaggctttgttttgacgtgttagttgatggaaccggggaacgggactatttttttgggttctttgacgtccaaataGGAGAAATGGCCACCCTGCATTGTCTtagggcactggcacacccacgcaaaaaaatcccaaacatgggtacttgatcatggaaaaagggtccatttcctatttttttggattttcaggctttgttttgacgtgttagttgacggaaccggggaacgggactattgtTTTTGGGTTccttgacgtccaaacatgagaaatggccgccctgcattgtctcagggcactggcacacccacgcaaaaaaatcccaaacatgggtacttgaacatggaaaaagggtccatttcctatttttttggattttcaggctttgttttgacgtgttagttgatggAACTGGGTAACGGCACTATtgtttttgggttctttgacgtccaaacatgagaaatggccgccctgcattgtctcagggcactggcacacccacgcaaaaaaatcccaaacatgggtacttgaacatggaaaaagggtcaatttcctatttttttggattttcaggatttgttttgacgtgttagttgatagaaccggggaacgggactattttttttgggttctttgacgtccaaacatgagaaatggccaccctgcattgtctcagggcactggcacacccatgcaaaaaaatcccaaacatgagtacttgaacatggaaaagggtccatttcctatttttttgtattttcaggctttgttttgacgtgttagttgacggaaccggggaacgagactattttttttgggttctttgacgtccaaacatgagaaatggccgccctccattatctcacggcactggcacacccacgcaaaaaaatcccaaacatggttacttgaacatgaaaaaagggtctatttcctatttttttggatttccaggctttgttttgacgtgttagttgacggaaccggggaacgggactatttttttgggttctttgacgtccaaacatgagaaatggccgccctccattgtctcacggcactggcacacccacgcaaaaaaatcccaaacatgagTACTTGAACATGGGAAAAGggtccatttcctatttttttggattttcaggctttgttttgacatgttagttgacggaaccggggaacgggactattttttttgggttctttgacatccaaacatgagaaatggccgcccgccattgtctcacggcactggcacacccacgcaaaaaaatcccaaacatgggtacttgaacatggaaaaagggtccatttcctattttttggattttcaggctttgttttgacgtgttagttgacagAACCGGGGAacaagactattttttttgggttctttgacgtccaaacatgagaaatggccgccctgcattgtctcagggcactgacacacccacgcaaaaaaatcccaaacatgggtacttgaacatggattttttttaaagtcatcCTTGTAGTATCTTATATGGCGATTTCAttgtcatgtaatttttttaaaatatttagttttttgtACCACCTTATATATTAATGGtgtaaattatgaattatgaattattaatgattttaaaaacttttattttttatgtaattcttacaaacaaaactcatgattctaggttccctttttttaaaaataaatttaaaacaaccgtaaacttcgcttaaggaccacaaacaatcggaataataaactatattataaaataataaattgtgcaaaacacgtcaactatattaaacaaaaactgtaataattacaaatattcatgtcaactacaacacaaaaaataaatacaatgatcaatggtccgtgcggcgtctctgacgagccctgacagtcccatcagcactgggtccccctttcgcgatcgtcaggcagtcctgcataatgtcatatagctctgtgcctgcagtgacCATCCTAAGGTTGAacacacgctccaacctctgtgcaatcgtctcatatccctcgtaatcatcctgtcaaagtcattaaaaacatttattatgaaatttaaaataaacaacaactcataaaacattaaacgcgcaaataatcttaccacatgtggaggggggtcaaatgccactggaacctgggggctgggcggctgtatgtagtcctcagggtctgcagctggtgcatccctctgctggtcacctgcctgggtcggtgttatgaatgggtgagatatgcggaaaaaccactccatgtaatccgcagatacctgcccaggcactagACAAAGCTGACCCGCAGGTAGTAAGTGATCTACAAACtgcatccacctgtcatctatctgATCGTGTGATAATCGTGCACTAACAGGCGGTggagggatgctctggatgtaaccgaactggcgtaccaccctctccggtcgaacCGTGACGACCATAGGACCCCATCTAAGCTGACCCTGGAAAGATGAAATCTCCTGAAACGCCCTAACCCCCCGATGCTCCGTGTACAgcaaccaggacacatctgtgacggtcaaaccatcacaacgtgccctgtagGGTGCTCCTGTGATTCCCTTTATGTGCGCCTTCAacgtcaaccaccgggaagcacgtggggacatctcctggtatgtatcgtcagtcacgcactggtgcacactagggaagtgctcatagatctagcactacacaataattgaggttaacataacataaaaacatatttgaatCATAATCGAACGTGacatattaataaacacaaaatttatctgaagtagcgtcaagtaccccgcaagctgtcgggtggtggtcctacaagcctcatctaactggtcataTATATGAACCAGCACGGCAACCCCCCAAGCATAACCACCACTATGAGCGAGGTCCCGGAAAGCGTCAAGGTGgaccacatgcacgtatgttgcactcttattagcaaagagagtgcaaccgacaaggTGCAGCAGATAAGCGCGAGCTGCGACAATCCACCGCCGGGCCTGGCATCTGGTCTCATAAATGTCACGAACCCATACTAATCGTACATATGCTCCACGTGTGAGTCCTGTCTCGGCTTTGGCCTCCTCGGCAGACACTTCCAGCAACTCCGTAagcaagaatctggcctcctccgtagaaagagcgtggaaactgtgcaaggcgccagtgatgggcaaatgtaggatggacgacacatcatccaatgtgatcgtcagctcTCCTACAGGAAGGTGGAAAGTGCTAGTCTCACTGTGCCACCTCTCTAtaaatgcggatataagtccaagatcgccagtaataactgaacaatctatcagtggacttaatcttgtggcagccaccaggccttcaatctcaggcactggcctcccaatcagtgtcaccttcctcccatgtgacactaacttcaaatcaggacgttcctaatttgaagtacaaattatacaattattaaaaaaattaatcataaacaaataaatcaacaatgacaaataattagcaaattaaaatacatgtccACTCCAAAcggcatgtgcaacatgctcggcaaatgatgtgagcactgatgggtcacgtggaccaccagggaatccctcagcagcatcatcaccatctgacccctcaccactatcagcaccttgtgcgtccgcacgcatctcaggtgcctccgtaggctgctcagggacatcgtcagtcatgtcagcgacgtcctcagccatatcacgtccctccgtagtcatctgatgaacgcgTAACCTACGGGTtgaggcagtaggcctacgcctctcgggaacatcGGCATCATCCTCGTCAGCAGGtctatctctgcctacaacTCTACCTATGGCACGATCTAAACCTCATGTTCTGGCCATGATCTGtaaatcatgtcgaacacgtattttttcggtcaaaatatacacaattttctttataaaaaaacaactttatttataaacaaataagactaacttaaatcaaattattttaaaacatacacaacctaatttaaaaaaaattaaacaacttcatttataaaaaaaacacaactaatgtaaaaaaaaaaattattactaaacatgcacaacttaattttaaaaaaaaaataaacaacttcatttaaaaaaaatacaactaaattatttagtaaacatccacaagttaattttttttaaaaaaaataagcaacttcatttataaagaaaaacacaactaatataaaaataattcattactaaacatccacaacttaatttttaaaaaaaaattaaacaacttcatttataaaaaaaaacacaactaatgtaaaaaaaattaattagtaaacatccaactcttaatttaaaaaaaaaataagaaacttcatttctaaaaaaacacaactaaattatttagtaaacatccacaagttaatttttaaaaaaaaaataaaaaacttcatttataaaaaaaaacacaactattataaaaataattcattactaaacatccacaacttaattttaaaaaaaaattaaacaacttcatttataaaaaaaaatacttcatttataatcaaataaacaactttatttataataaaataaaaaaatttatttatagacaaaaaaaaaacaactactttcaaaatatataattagtaaacatacacaactaaaattatatatacaaataaaacaataatgggaaaaaaatatttccaaacatacacaactttatttatacaaataaactacttcatttataaaataatacataagtaatttaaaattaaataattagtaaattagtcaactaaaatgatataaacaattaacaaaaacaattaacaaaaacaatatttaaaaaaaaaaaacttccggaagaagtactAACATTCTGGAAGAAGGGTCTTCCGGAAAGTGCTTCCGGAACCACTGAAAGGTCATCCGGAAGAACCCTCTTCCGGAATGCatcttccggaaacattccggaagaGGTGTTCCAAGAGCTTTCCGGAAAAcctgttcttccggaagaacccttctTCCGGAAATCTTTCGGAAgatcttcttccggaagttccggaagaacccctaaCGAGTCTTCCAAAAGGCTCACCGTCACCAAGCTTCCGCCATTTTTTCCGGCGTCCTTtaccctaaggttcatctaccctaaggttcaactAACCTACCCTTAATGCTACACATACAGTGCAAAACAAAAGGAAAGCTAAGAAGAAGGTCACCTACCTCGAATGCAAATGGAAGAGAGAAGCCTCGCGGAGAAGATGAAGGCGGAGAAGCCTCGCGGAGAAGAAGACCACCAAGGAAGCTTGCTTTCgcggaagagagaagagaggaagGAAGCTTTTTCGCGGAAGAGAAGACAGAATGCTTCCGAAAGAGGGAAAaagctttttatgtttttaaataaaaggcaaAACTGACCTTTCAATAAATTgatgggtgcaccagcaatattgctgggtgcacctagcatatcCCATAACTTCTTACCCATGACCCATGGGTATCATCCTCAACACGTCCTTTTACCAGAGATAGCTGTTTTTAATTAGGTATTTTTAATTAGGTATGAGTATTATTCGAATTTTTGGATATCAAATTTTACTAGtatctatttttatattatttttatacttttttgttacaatattttttgttatactttttaaaaatataaattaatttgcctaatagttaattaattaaataaattaaattatacatttaactaaaaatattattcaattattaattctttatcttcaatttctttattatttattatctttttatatattatttgaattgaaatatgattaataaattaatatacaatttattataaatatataagtaaattaaaattataaaaaaaaatagtatagcaGGTTTAGCTGCGGGTATTCCggaaatcgaaaaaaaaaactcaatggGAATGATGAGTacgaatattaaaattttaaacccgCCTTTTTTTAAACCTGAACCTATACTTGTTCTGCCTTTTGTGGGGATTAGCCAAATTTGTTCCCTACTTCAAAGCTCGGCACATACGGAAGATCCAAGTatcataaaacaaattgaaaaaaaataatcatttttaccCTCCTAAAATTTAGCTTTTACAAATAGACACCATgaactttaattttttcttaattgatccttaagttttattttgtttgcacTTTAATTTTGTTCCAATTGATGCTAAACTTTATCCTTTTTGTGAAGAGATACTTTGAACTTTAAttacattcttttttattcttaaaatttatcctttttaaaagtatcaataattcattaatatttttcgtTTTATGTTACCATTCatttcaacaaatattaaaatttaataaaaatatcaatttagaaaaaataatgcttgtaaaaaaagaaaaaaataaccaaatttaatttttaattctatattttattatgtttgaatgttttggagaagtgatatataaatataaaactaataaatcgCTAGgattgaaatataaataaatgattgaGATTTGTTCTTTGTTAgtagtttattttatataaaagattatTTACAAAAGGGTaaattttaaggattaattgtgatgaaattaaaattacggTGTTTATTTGTAGAAATGGTAAAGTTTAAGGATCAtttggaataaaattaaattttattgtgtCTATTTGCAAATGAAATAAAGTTTAAGGAGcatttagaataaaattaaagtttaaggTCCATATTTACAAAAGAGTTAACTTTAGGGAGGTTAAGTACTCTTTTCCCTAAAAACTTTCTAATATGACTTGCCAAATATAACCATAAgctaaataatatataactaaCATTGCTTTCAAATGTGGACATTGAAGACAAAATTGTCCAAGGAAATAGATACCGAATTCTAAATGCCAAACTGTCCAATTGACATCTATGCTAATTGACTCTCCccgattaaattttttataaattttttttattaactaaaaatcttatttgactattcaataaacaaatttttattaataactaccaactaatttttcaatttgcaCTACATTTTCAATTAGTTTTGTCAGATATAACCTATATAATCTGGCACATGAAGGTTGAAAATAAGGATGTTTGTATTACTAATGAAAGAATGAGTCGTTGATTGAAGCAATAACGGAAGACGCGTTTGTGTGGCTATATGTCAATGGatagaataaaaatgtttagtgaacaaaaagaaaaagaaagatgagAATTTGATATCAAGCCTGTTACAAGAATTAATCATCCCAGAGCTGATCTTGTCATCTCATATGCCAAGAAGCATGCTGCATTTGCAGGAACACTACGGGCCATTGCAGGACCAAAACCCTTATACaagcctttgaatccttctGTAGCTCGAATCTTTCTGAATGCATCAAATGAACCAGAAAATTTCGGGTTTCTGTGATCATCTACTTGAATCACACTCTTAATAACATCAGTTGGGTAAACCAAGAACCAGAAGGAAGCTCCAGCCAAGCCTCCAGCAACAATCAGAGAACCTCTACTTAGGCCAGAAGTATCAGTACCTCCTGCAAACTTTTGCTTTAATGCTTCATATACACCAAACATTATAGCATTTCCAGGTATCTCACGTCCCATAGTGGGAACCAAGCCCTTGAAAAGACCTCTCACGCCCCCTTCTGACCTAAGAACATGCCTGGCCACATCCATAGGTCCTCCATACTTAACCGCCACGGTAGCTGTTTC from Glycine soja cultivar W05 chromosome 8, ASM419377v2, whole genome shotgun sequence includes:
- the LOC114423014 gene encoding mitochondrial carnitine/acylcarnitine carrier-like protein, with the protein product MGDVAKDLAAGTVGGAAQLICGHPFDTIKVKLQSQPAPLPGQLPKYSGAFDAVKQTIAAEGARGLYKGMGAPLATVAAFNAVLFTVRGQMETLVRSNPGSPLTVDQQFVCGAGAGVAVSILACPTELIKCRLQAQSALAGSETATVAVKYGGPMDVARHVLRSEGGVRGLFKGLVPTMGREIPGNAIMFGVYEALKQKFAGGTDTSGLSRGSLIVAGGLAGASFWFLVYPTDVIKSVIQVDDHRNPKFSGSFDAFRKIRATEGFKGLYKGFGPAMARSVPANAACFLAYEMTRSALG